In one Corallococcus sp. EGB genomic region, the following are encoded:
- a CDS encoding sugar O-acetyltransferase produces MARTEKEKMLAGELYVATDPQLIAERARARKLLRSYNQSTQDELPLRESLLQELLGKVGAGTWVEPPFNCDYGEHIRLGDRVFMNFNCVILDCNTVTIGDDVSFGPSVQVYAATHPLDPDERIKGPELGKPITIGSKVWIGGGSIICPGVTIGEGTTIGAGSVVTRDIPAYVFAAGNPCRVIRNLR; encoded by the coding sequence ATGGCACGAACCGAGAAAGAGAAGATGCTCGCGGGCGAACTGTACGTGGCCACCGACCCGCAACTGATTGCCGAGCGGGCCCGCGCTCGCAAGCTCCTGCGTTCCTACAACCAGTCCACCCAGGACGAACTGCCGCTGCGTGAAAGCCTGCTCCAGGAGCTGCTGGGCAAGGTGGGCGCGGGCACGTGGGTCGAACCGCCGTTCAACTGCGATTACGGCGAGCACATCCGGCTGGGCGACCGCGTCTTCATGAACTTCAACTGCGTCATCCTGGACTGCAACACGGTGACGATTGGCGACGACGTGTCCTTCGGTCCGAGCGTGCAGGTGTACGCGGCCACGCATCCCCTGGACCCGGATGAACGCATCAAGGGCCCTGAGCTGGGCAAGCCCATCACCATCGGCTCCAAGGTGTGGATTGGCGGCGGGTCCATCATCTGCCCGGGCGTCACCATCGGCGAGGGGACCACCATCGGCGCGGGCAGCGTGGTGACGCGGGACATTCCCGCGTACGTCTTCGCCGCGGGAAATCCCTGCCGCGTCATCCGGAACCTCCGGTAG
- a CDS encoding transglutaminase-like domain-containing protein has protein sequence MAISSLSRPSSNPLANRPADAAQAPRNVVVKVVTPDGSPVKTVDSAKQPKEFAALLKELGLTKESLLKGEGAKAQGPKPTGAQRFQQNWRRDSFEPSKAQAQKPQPAPAPAQAQPTPPPTQAQGAKGPSSGKSADQVAQDIAKEATSWKYDYSGGKTWDAAMKNASNFDASKSGVCVDMAIEAEQRFEQAGVEAHVVFGKTDRGDHAWVEFKDDKGQFQAFDPTAAACTKKADDAITPYDSGAYQYQGVTETHEAVA, from the coding sequence ATGGCGATCTCCTCCCTGTCGCGTCCGTCCTCCAACCCGTTGGCGAACCGCCCCGCCGATGCCGCGCAGGCCCCACGGAATGTCGTGGTGAAGGTCGTCACTCCGGACGGCTCGCCGGTGAAGACGGTGGACTCCGCGAAGCAGCCCAAGGAGTTCGCCGCGCTGCTCAAGGAATTGGGTCTGACGAAGGAGTCCCTGCTGAAGGGCGAGGGTGCGAAGGCCCAGGGCCCGAAGCCCACCGGCGCACAGCGCTTCCAGCAGAACTGGCGGCGCGACAGCTTCGAGCCATCCAAGGCCCAGGCCCAGAAGCCCCAGCCGGCTCCGGCTCCCGCCCAGGCGCAGCCCACGCCGCCTCCCACGCAGGCGCAGGGCGCGAAGGGCCCGTCCTCCGGCAAGAGCGCGGATCAGGTGGCCCAGGACATCGCGAAGGAGGCCACGTCCTGGAAGTACGACTACTCGGGCGGCAAGACGTGGGATGCCGCCATGAAGAACGCCAGCAACTTCGACGCGTCCAAGTCCGGCGTCTGCGTGGACATGGCCATCGAGGCCGAGCAGCGCTTCGAGCAGGCCGGCGTGGAAGCGCACGTCGTCTTCGGCAAGACGGACCGGGGCGACCATGCGTGGGTGGAGTTCAAGGACGACAAGGGCCAGTTCCAGGCCTTCGACCCCACCGCTGCGGCCTGCACCAAGAAGGCCGACGACGCCATCACCCCATATGACAGCGGCGCGTACCAGTACCAGGGCGTCACCGAGACCCACGAGGCCGTGGCCTGA
- a CDS encoding nuclease, producing MDPRVASLLSHVRASAENRPGVYRFLGPAGELLYVGKSVRVRTRLLSYFRAEEGEKAWEIVAQAHQVEWEYTASEFAALLHEFRLIKSHRPLFNVEHKRDRAHCFLQLTREAVPRLRVVGQPGGGGSAEYFGPFHGRHTMADVVRAVNDLLELRDCPSETPMRLADQIQLFPLKDDPRCMRGQTARCLSPCAGGCTTAEYLAQVALARAFLNGESDRPLVILRERMAMAARRLQFEYAAELRDRAERLENVQAWIVELGRTLRRLSLVYTVRGHGGEDRVYVLRRGRIRAEVPAPQTPEEHAMLDARVQDIFSVPEPEAIGLRAQEAQEVMLVAKWFRLHPDELESTVPAPSRAGSEEASEARAALARTLERTVEGPEEPEPDGTSDSA from the coding sequence ATGGACCCGCGCGTCGCCAGCCTCCTGAGTCACGTCCGCGCGAGCGCGGAGAACCGGCCCGGTGTGTACCGGTTCCTCGGCCCCGCTGGAGAGCTGCTCTACGTGGGCAAGTCCGTGCGCGTGCGCACGCGGCTCCTGTCGTACTTCCGCGCGGAGGAGGGCGAGAAGGCCTGGGAGATCGTCGCCCAGGCGCACCAGGTGGAGTGGGAGTACACGGCCAGCGAGTTCGCCGCGCTCCTCCATGAGTTCCGGCTGATCAAGAGCCACCGGCCCCTCTTCAACGTGGAGCACAAGCGCGACCGCGCGCACTGCTTCCTCCAGCTCACGCGTGAGGCCGTGCCCCGGTTGCGCGTGGTGGGGCAGCCCGGCGGTGGCGGGAGCGCGGAGTACTTCGGGCCCTTCCACGGCCGGCACACCATGGCGGACGTGGTGCGCGCGGTGAATGACCTGCTGGAGCTGCGCGACTGCCCGTCCGAGACGCCCATGCGGCTGGCGGATCAGATCCAGCTCTTCCCCCTGAAGGACGACCCCCGGTGCATGCGCGGGCAGACGGCGCGGTGTCTGTCTCCATGCGCCGGCGGGTGCACGACGGCGGAGTACCTGGCGCAGGTCGCGCTGGCGCGGGCGTTCCTCAATGGCGAGTCGGACCGGCCGCTGGTCATCCTCCGCGAGCGCATGGCGATGGCGGCGCGGCGGCTCCAGTTCGAATACGCGGCGGAGCTTCGCGACCGCGCGGAGCGGCTGGAGAACGTGCAGGCGTGGATCGTCGAGCTGGGCCGCACACTGCGGCGGCTGTCGCTCGTCTACACGGTGCGCGGACACGGCGGCGAGGACCGCGTGTACGTGCTCAGACGGGGACGGATCCGCGCGGAGGTGCCCGCGCCCCAGACTCCGGAGGAGCACGCGATGCTGGACGCGCGCGTGCAGGACATCTTCTCCGTGCCGGAGCCGGAGGCGATTGGCCTTCGCGCGCAGGAGGCCCAGGAGGTGATGCTCGTCGCAAAGTGGTTCCGCCTGCATCCGGATGAGCTGGAGTCGACGGTGCCTGCTCCCTCGCGGGCTGGGAGCGAGGAGGCCTCGGAGGCCCGCGCCGCGCTTGCTCGCACGCTGGAGCGCACCGTGGAGGGGCCGGAGGAACCGGAGCCCGACGGCACCTCCGACTCAGCGTAG
- the tgt gene encoding tRNA guanosine(34) transglycosylase Tgt — protein sequence MAVRFELLNTDPTGARTGILHTRKGSFPTPMFMPVATHAGFRHLAMEEVKETGAKVLLANTYHLMLRPGPEVFERFGGIHPFMGWDGAVLTDSGGFQIFSLPEDRLITEKGAHFRSFYDNSRRLLSPESSIAMQQAINSEIMMVLDVCIDSRTDEAGTREAMERTHRWAVRSLAAKEARPTGQALFGIVQGGVHPHLRDESAAFLTKLPFDGFAIGGLAVGETKVERDTMTERATASLPQDKPRYLMGVGTPTDLLEAVLRGVDMFDCIIPTKMAQQGYAYTFQGLVRISRTAYRLEDGPLDPECDCYVCKKYSRGYLQHLMRGKHHLGSRFLSVHNVRHYQKLMERVREGILRNGYAQTYRELKTAIATPKDLKDEAAASAATLKDVG from the coding sequence ATGGCCGTCCGCTTCGAGCTCCTCAATACCGACCCCACCGGCGCCCGTACGGGCATCCTCCACACCCGCAAGGGGTCCTTCCCCACGCCGATGTTCATGCCGGTGGCCACCCACGCCGGCTTCCGCCACCTCGCCATGGAGGAGGTCAAGGAGACGGGGGCCAAGGTCCTCCTCGCCAACACCTACCACCTGATGCTCCGGCCCGGCCCGGAGGTCTTCGAGCGCTTCGGCGGCATCCACCCCTTCATGGGCTGGGACGGCGCCGTGCTCACGGACTCGGGCGGGTTCCAGATCTTCTCCCTGCCGGAGGACCGGCTCATCACGGAGAAGGGCGCGCACTTCCGCAGCTTCTACGACAACAGCCGCCGGCTCCTGAGCCCCGAGTCCAGCATCGCCATGCAGCAGGCGATCAACTCGGAGATCATGATGGTGCTGGACGTGTGCATCGACTCGCGCACGGACGAGGCCGGCACCCGCGAGGCCATGGAGCGCACCCACCGCTGGGCCGTGCGCAGCCTCGCCGCGAAGGAGGCGCGCCCCACGGGCCAGGCGCTGTTCGGCATCGTCCAGGGCGGCGTGCACCCGCACCTGCGCGATGAGAGCGCCGCGTTCCTCACGAAGCTGCCCTTTGACGGTTTCGCCATCGGCGGGCTGGCGGTGGGGGAGACCAAGGTGGAGCGCGACACGATGACCGAGCGCGCCACCGCGTCCCTGCCGCAGGACAAGCCGCGCTACCTGATGGGCGTGGGCACGCCTACGGACCTCCTGGAGGCGGTGCTGCGCGGCGTGGACATGTTCGACTGCATCATCCCCACGAAGATGGCGCAGCAGGGCTACGCGTACACCTTCCAGGGCCTGGTGCGCATCTCCCGCACCGCGTACCGCCTGGAGGACGGGCCGCTCGACCCCGAGTGCGACTGCTACGTGTGCAAGAAGTACTCGCGCGGCTACCTCCAGCACCTGATGCGCGGCAAGCACCACCTGGGCTCGCGCTTCCTGTCCGTGCACAACGTGCGGCACTACCAGAAGCTCATGGAGCGCGTGCGCGAGGGCATCCTGCGCAACGGCTACGCGCAGACGTACCGCGAGCTGAAGACGGCCATCGCCACGCCCAAGGATTTGAAGGACGAGGCCGCCGCTTCCGCCGCCACCCTGAAGGACGTGGGCTGA
- a CDS encoding ABC-F family ATP-binding cassette domain-containing protein, which translates to MFNVINVSKAYGPKKLFEEVNVAFSPGRRYGLTGPNGAGKSTFMKILAGDEEQDMGEIIRPRKLGILRQDHFRYENDRVIDVVLMGNRHLWAAMDEKNKLLAKADITEEDGNRLGELEGVIAEEDGYSAESDAATLLAGLGIEESFHEGPMRQLTGGLKLRVLLAQALFGKPEGLLLDEPTNNLDIDSIRWLENFLHVYEGVLITISHDRHFLNSICTHIADIDYETIIQYTGGYDDMVRQKSQLRTRVESETAEKKKKIAQLQDFVARFHAGTRASQVQSRIKQIEKLKTEDLKRSNIARPFIRFDQKVASGRQTLMFEGLQKSFDGVPVIKPFTGLVCKGERICVIGRNGVGKSTLVKMLAGKLEPDAGSITWGHQATVGYLPQDHHGVIHKGTTCFGYLREISEKLTNEEISGVLGRMLFSGEERMKNTDTLSGGETVRVLLSKLMIMQDNVLILDEPTNHLDLESIAALAEGLAKFEGTVICVTHDQELISEVATRIWSLEAGKDVLDFNGPYSEFMEKHADAALKRR; encoded by the coding sequence ATGTTCAACGTCATCAACGTCTCCAAGGCCTATGGGCCCAAGAAGCTGTTCGAGGAGGTCAACGTCGCCTTCTCGCCGGGCCGTCGCTACGGCCTGACTGGTCCGAACGGGGCCGGCAAGTCCACGTTCATGAAGATCCTCGCGGGAGACGAGGAGCAGGACATGGGCGAGATCATCCGCCCGCGCAAGCTGGGCATCCTGCGCCAGGACCACTTCCGCTACGAGAACGACCGCGTCATCGACGTGGTGTTGATGGGCAACCGCCACCTGTGGGCGGCGATGGACGAGAAGAACAAGCTGCTCGCCAAGGCCGACATCACCGAGGAGGACGGCAACCGGCTGGGTGAGCTGGAAGGCGTCATCGCGGAAGAGGACGGCTACTCCGCGGAGAGCGACGCGGCCACGCTGCTCGCCGGCCTCGGCATCGAGGAGTCCTTCCATGAAGGGCCCATGCGTCAGCTGACGGGCGGCCTGAAGCTGCGAGTGCTGCTCGCGCAGGCGCTGTTCGGCAAGCCCGAGGGGCTGCTGCTCGACGAGCCCACGAACAACCTGGACATCGACTCCATCCGCTGGCTGGAGAACTTCCTCCATGTGTACGAGGGCGTGCTGATCACCATCAGCCACGACCGGCACTTCCTGAACTCCATCTGCACGCACATCGCGGACATCGATTACGAGACCATCATCCAGTACACGGGTGGTTACGACGACATGGTCCGGCAGAAGTCGCAGCTGCGGACCCGGGTCGAGTCCGAGACGGCGGAGAAGAAGAAGAAGATCGCCCAGTTGCAGGACTTCGTGGCGCGCTTCCACGCGGGTACGCGCGCGTCGCAGGTGCAGAGCCGCATCAAGCAGATCGAGAAGCTGAAGACGGAGGACCTGAAGCGCTCGAACATCGCGCGGCCGTTCATCCGGTTCGACCAGAAGGTGGCGAGCGGCCGTCAGACGCTGATGTTCGAGGGGCTGCAGAAGTCCTTCGACGGGGTGCCGGTCATCAAGCCCTTCACCGGCCTGGTCTGCAAGGGCGAGCGCATCTGTGTGATTGGCCGCAACGGCGTGGGCAAGTCGACGCTGGTGAAGATGCTGGCGGGCAAGCTGGAGCCGGACGCGGGCAGCATCACCTGGGGCCACCAGGCGACGGTGGGCTACCTGCCGCAGGACCACCACGGCGTCATCCACAAGGGCACGACGTGCTTCGGCTACCTCCGGGAGATCAGCGAGAAGCTGACGAACGAGGAGATTTCCGGCGTGTTGGGCCGGATGCTCTTCTCGGGTGAGGAGCGGATGAAGAACACGGACACGCTCTCCGGTGGTGAGACGGTGCGCGTGCTGTTGTCCAAGCTGATGATCATGCAGGACAACGTGTTGATCCTCGACGAGCCGACGAACCACCTGGACCTGGAGTCCATCGCGGCGCTGGCGGAAGGCCTGGCGAAGTTCGAAGGCACGGTCATCTGCGTGACGCACGACCAGGAGCTCATCTCCGAGGTCGCGACCCGCATCTGGAGCCTGGAGGCGGGCAAGGACGTGCTCGACTTCAACGGCCCCTACTCCGAGTTCATGGAGAAGCACGCGGACGCGGCGCTGAAGCGCCGGTAG
- a CDS encoding AAA domain-containing protein, translating into MTALLKGLRPGWGLERQVTLTLLSFGRLLMWRDLEPSRWPQNSPLLTNPLVRTLMGGQAQANEPGGGGAAIRERRNEVYDLDAPEASPPPLITDADSSQHSVLVDVLRGENLVVQGPPGTGKSQTITNLIGAALAAGKTVLFVTQKLAALEVVSRRLQQAGLGEFCLELHSHKTQKQQFMEDLRRRLKLDANAGAPRPLTEQVSSAASILRAHSERMHKPFGMLGMSPHDVFWKVSRAEAELGDAVVELDGLRFEGAEEMSPTSLAEVRDAVRGLAAQLADVRRVAPLPSAHPWAGVTNDALTDKERQTLIQRFASWEESALRLEKALAAFTTRTGVTPRSSVLAADALVSAVRVLPPLPEGAPPELVPVLLDSAQREGLRTLLDAIESVQAQWAGLEAGWRSQEALTAPALRAAEAVLDIALRLLFPDTTMVTLTRAHEAVGGAARALEQGRRFMTAVASSLEVDVSLWTPQQLQIFARVIEAMAALDEATLEWRDARWVEREVEESLRQAHGTCSTLKEQARALSVRFMPELVPPLATLKAHAVAVSTAPFIPWLSSPWRAARRDFQAMAHGVRPTRPVLSQGYTDLLAHHAARERFHEDAALKAALGARFQGIDTRFDRILSWLDAYRTIDALLLPLGERGAELRRAVLERPASHWREALAKARVLGEDLPQVRDVSASVQEAATRMGLPHAPWNTEPCGKAQDSLDALLKHLGEVLKWARMGDASPSLPLSQLQGQLRRVREACEAEERLEAHAPAAALPGVVYRGRKTSIAGPRSALRHVDDVFSAPLPEGLAEWLLREDTPRRQADLLTATNEVEAALVAYKESAAQAWGLGKMAPGAWEDLAAEKPLQATVMRLRQARERAATLPAWCAYQRQRRAVARTRGTTGFLERVDTRPGLEPDRLLAAFEAVFFRTLAEAVLRDQPELDQFTGAVHASQREEFARLDTHCIEKQGRYLARQLSQRPVPSGVSSTKVGAMTETHLLKHELGKKQRHLPIRELVARAGSALQTLMPCFMMGPQSVAQYLPAGQLTFDLVVMDEASQMRPEDALGAIARGRQLVVVGDPEQLPPTNFFAQVEQEDVASDDEEGDEAQGPSFLEDSESILTAAAERFPTRMLRWHYRSRHPALIAFSNREFYNGDLITFPAPGEQLEGLGLHFHKVEKGLYESNRNVPEAREVLAKVKEHARTRPEQSLLVVTLNSKQRDLIDDLVTAEEKTDASLRAFLAKWEKSPMPFDVKNLENVQGDERDAIFVSVTFGPDKNEKFRMNFGPINQADGYRRLNVLFTRARCALTVFASFEPSDLKIQESSPRGMRVLQRYLFEARGEAVAHGVGSGRPPDSDFELAVAKALTARGFEVVPQVGVAGYFIDMALRHPRQPGRYILGVECDGERYHSSRSARDRDRLRDQVLKGLGWNLHRIWSTDWFRSPSEEVARIVAHVEALLREEAAAELPAVVREEPLAENQMRAVSA; encoded by the coding sequence GTGACGGCGCTGTTGAAAGGCCTTCGTCCAGGATGGGGCCTGGAGCGACAGGTGACCCTGACGCTGCTGTCCTTCGGACGGCTCCTGATGTGGCGGGACCTGGAACCCTCTCGATGGCCGCAGAACAGCCCCCTGCTGACGAACCCGCTCGTCCGGACGTTGATGGGAGGCCAGGCCCAGGCGAACGAGCCAGGCGGAGGAGGCGCAGCCATCCGGGAACGCCGGAACGAGGTCTACGACCTGGACGCGCCGGAGGCTTCTCCCCCACCGCTCATCACTGACGCGGACAGCAGCCAACACAGCGTGCTGGTGGATGTGCTTCGAGGCGAGAACCTGGTGGTGCAGGGGCCCCCAGGCACCGGGAAGTCACAGACCATCACCAACCTCATCGGCGCGGCGCTGGCGGCGGGCAAGACCGTGCTGTTCGTCACCCAGAAGCTGGCGGCGCTGGAGGTCGTCTCGCGCCGTCTCCAACAGGCCGGGCTGGGCGAGTTCTGCCTGGAGCTCCACAGCCACAAGACCCAGAAGCAGCAGTTCATGGAGGACCTGCGCCGAAGGCTCAAGCTGGATGCGAATGCAGGCGCACCCCGCCCACTTACCGAACAAGTCTCAAGCGCGGCCAGCATCCTGCGCGCTCATTCCGAGCGAATGCACAAGCCATTCGGGATGCTCGGCATGTCACCGCACGACGTGTTCTGGAAGGTCAGTCGCGCCGAAGCGGAACTGGGCGATGCGGTTGTTGAACTGGATGGCCTCCGCTTCGAGGGCGCAGAAGAAATGTCCCCCACGTCCCTGGCGGAGGTTCGCGACGCGGTTCGGGGGCTCGCGGCGCAACTGGCGGACGTCCGCCGCGTTGCCCCTCTCCCCTCGGCCCATCCCTGGGCGGGGGTGACGAACGACGCGCTGACCGACAAGGAGCGCCAGACGCTCATTCAACGGTTCGCATCCTGGGAGGAGTCCGCGCTGCGCCTGGAGAAGGCGCTGGCTGCCTTCACCACCCGCACAGGCGTCACGCCCAGGTCGAGCGTACTCGCGGCGGATGCCCTGGTCTCCGCCGTCCGGGTTCTGCCGCCGCTTCCAGAGGGAGCACCTCCGGAACTGGTCCCTGTCCTCCTTGATTCAGCGCAACGCGAGGGATTGCGCACCCTGCTCGACGCCATCGAGTCGGTCCAGGCGCAATGGGCAGGGTTGGAGGCGGGCTGGCGTTCCCAGGAGGCTCTGACTGCGCCCGCGCTGCGTGCAGCGGAGGCCGTCCTCGACATCGCCCTGCGCCTGCTTTTCCCCGACACCACGATGGTCACCCTGACACGCGCGCACGAGGCCGTGGGAGGAGCGGCCCGGGCCCTGGAGCAGGGACGCAGGTTCATGACCGCCGTGGCCTCCAGCCTGGAAGTCGACGTCTCGCTCTGGACGCCTCAACAGCTCCAGATTTTTGCCCGCGTCATCGAAGCGATGGCGGCTCTGGACGAAGCGACTTTGGAGTGGCGGGACGCACGGTGGGTCGAGCGCGAGGTCGAGGAATCGCTTCGGCAGGCCCACGGCACCTGCTCCACATTGAAGGAGCAGGCGCGGGCGCTCTCTGTGCGCTTCATGCCCGAGCTCGTTCCTCCGCTCGCGACGCTCAAGGCGCATGCCGTCGCGGTCTCGACGGCGCCATTCATTCCCTGGCTTTCGAGCCCATGGCGTGCCGCGCGACGGGACTTCCAGGCGATGGCCCACGGGGTCCGTCCGACGCGGCCCGTGTTGAGCCAGGGCTACACGGATCTGCTGGCGCATCACGCCGCACGAGAGCGCTTCCATGAAGACGCGGCCTTGAAAGCGGCCCTGGGCGCCCGCTTCCAGGGAATCGACACGCGCTTCGACCGGATCCTTTCGTGGTTGGACGCCTACCGGACCATCGATGCGTTGCTCCTTCCCCTGGGAGAACGGGGAGCGGAGCTCCGCCGCGCAGTGTTGGAGCGACCGGCGAGCCATTGGCGAGAGGCCCTGGCGAAGGCCCGAGTGCTGGGCGAAGACCTGCCCCAGGTCCGCGACGTCAGCGCTTCGGTGCAGGAAGCCGCGACTCGCATGGGCCTGCCTCACGCGCCCTGGAACACCGAGCCCTGCGGCAAGGCCCAGGACAGCCTCGACGCCCTGCTGAAGCACCTGGGCGAAGTCCTCAAATGGGCACGGATGGGGGACGCTTCGCCTTCCCTGCCCCTTTCCCAGCTCCAAGGCCAGCTGCGCAGGGTGCGCGAGGCCTGCGAAGCCGAGGAGCGGCTGGAGGCCCACGCTCCCGCGGCGGCATTGCCTGGGGTGGTCTACCGGGGCCGGAAGACGTCCATCGCGGGGCCCCGAAGCGCCCTCCGCCATGTCGATGACGTTTTCTCAGCGCCGCTGCCAGAAGGACTCGCGGAATGGCTGCTGCGCGAGGACACCCCACGCAGGCAGGCGGACCTGCTCACGGCCACGAACGAGGTCGAGGCAGCACTTGTCGCCTACAAGGAGTCCGCCGCTCAGGCATGGGGACTGGGGAAGATGGCCCCGGGCGCCTGGGAGGACCTCGCCGCCGAGAAGCCGCTTCAAGCGACGGTCATGCGCCTGCGTCAGGCTCGCGAGCGGGCCGCGACGCTCCCAGCCTGGTGCGCGTACCAACGGCAGAGACGCGCCGTCGCACGAACGCGGGGAACCACGGGCTTCCTGGAGCGCGTCGATACACGTCCTGGACTGGAGCCGGATCGACTGCTCGCGGCTTTCGAAGCCGTCTTCTTCCGCACCCTGGCGGAAGCCGTCCTGCGCGACCAACCGGAGCTCGACCAATTCACGGGCGCCGTCCACGCATCCCAGCGCGAGGAATTCGCGCGCCTGGACACGCATTGCATCGAAAAGCAGGGCCGCTATCTGGCGCGGCAACTCAGCCAGCGTCCGGTTCCTTCTGGCGTGTCCTCGACGAAGGTGGGGGCCATGACGGAGACCCACCTGCTCAAGCACGAGTTGGGAAAGAAGCAGCGCCATCTCCCCATCCGTGAGCTGGTGGCACGTGCCGGCAGTGCACTTCAGACGTTGATGCCCTGCTTCATGATGGGGCCGCAGTCGGTTGCCCAGTACCTACCCGCCGGACAGCTGACCTTCGATCTGGTGGTGATGGACGAGGCCAGCCAGATGCGCCCCGAAGATGCGTTGGGAGCCATTGCGCGAGGACGCCAGCTGGTGGTGGTGGGTGATCCGGAGCAACTCCCTCCCACCAACTTCTTCGCCCAGGTGGAGCAGGAGGACGTCGCTTCTGACGACGAAGAAGGCGACGAAGCCCAGGGGCCATCCTTCCTGGAGGATTCAGAGAGCATCCTCACGGCGGCAGCGGAGCGGTTCCCCACGCGCATGTTGCGCTGGCATTACCGCTCACGCCACCCCGCGCTCATCGCCTTCAGCAACCGTGAATTCTACAACGGCGACCTCATCACCTTCCCCGCTCCAGGCGAACAGTTGGAGGGACTGGGACTCCACTTCCACAAGGTGGAAAAGGGGCTGTACGAGTCCAACCGGAACGTTCCCGAAGCCCGCGAAGTGCTCGCGAAGGTGAAAGAACACGCGCGTACGCGTCCCGAGCAGAGTCTGCTGGTCGTCACGTTGAACTCGAAGCAGCGCGACCTCATCGACGACCTGGTGACGGCCGAGGAGAAGACAGACGCGAGCCTCCGGGCCTTCCTGGCGAAGTGGGAGAAGTCTCCCATGCCCTTCGATGTGAAGAACCTGGAGAACGTCCAAGGCGACGAGCGCGACGCCATCTTCGTGTCGGTCACGTTCGGTCCCGACAAGAACGAGAAGTTCCGGATGAACTTCGGCCCGATCAACCAGGCGGACGGGTATCGCCGGCTGAACGTCCTCTTCACGCGGGCGCGGTGCGCGCTGACGGTGTTCGCGTCCTTCGAACCGTCGGATCTCAAAATCCAGGAGAGCAGCCCCCGCGGGATGCGCGTCCTCCAGCGGTACCTGTTCGAAGCCAGAGGCGAAGCCGTGGCACATGGTGTTGGGAGCGGCCGGCCCCCGGACTCTGACTTCGAGCTCGCCGTCGCGAAGGCGCTCACGGCGCGAGGATTCGAAGTGGTTCCCCAGGTGGGCGTCGCCGGGTACTTCATCGACATGGCCCTCCGGCATCCCCGGCAGCCAGGCCGATACATCCTGGGTGTCGAGTGTGACGGCGAGCGGTATCACTCATCGCGCTCCGCGCGGGACCGCGATCGCCTTCGCGACCAGGTGTTGAAGGGCCTCGGGTGGAACCTTCACCGCATCTGGTCCACGGATTGGTTCCGCTCACCTTCGGAAGAGGTCGCCCGCATCGTCGCGCACGTCGAAGCGCTGCTCCGTGAGGAAGCGGCAGCGGAGCTTCCAGCCGTGGTGCGCGAGGAGCCCCTGGCGGAAAACCAGATGCGCGCCGTCAGCGCCTGA